The following coding sequences lie in one Salvelinus fontinalis isolate EN_2023a chromosome 21, ASM2944872v1, whole genome shotgun sequence genomic window:
- the LOC129818415 gene encoding phosphatidylinositol 4-phosphate 5-kinase type-1 beta-like, with product MATTTTESGGTSGSKDYKKPTAAALKGAIQLGIGYAVGNLTSKPDRDVLMQDFYMVESVFLPSEGSNMTPAHHFPDFRLKTYAPLAFRYFRELFGIKADDYLYSICNEPLIELSNPGASSSWFYLTSDDEFIIKTVQHKEAEFLQKLLPGYYMNLNQNPRTLLPKFYGLYCIQCAGVNIRLVVMNNVLPRALKMHYKYDLKGSTYKRHASRKERAKSSPTFKDLDFQEMLEGLHFDGDTYSALMKTLQRDCRVLESFKIMDYSLLLGVHVLDKSLERGARGDSKRLNGQRVLYSTALESIQGEGDGKVAEPVANDNTMGGIPAKHKDEKLLIFLGIIDILQSYRLIKKMEHSWKALVHDGDTVSVHRPGFYADRFLNFMGGTVFKKIHPLRGASSKRKRSSIHAMRSASQEVLSPQKEKDERKAQSMECLDRPLISSSNHPDLVTLPKSLKQAVSFSSSALQTIKKDLEEHLENSASCTTVALDDTVPFLPTQGSPDSVHDVYLTGGRR from the exons ATGGCAACAACAACCACTGAAAGTGGAGGAACCAGTGGGTCAAAAGATTACAAAAAG CCCACAGCGGCTGCCCTGAAAGGAGCCATCCAGCTGGGCATTGGGTACGCTGTGGGGAACCTGACATCCAAGCCTGACAGAGATGTACTCATGCAGGACTTCTACATGGTGGAGAGTGTCTTCCTACCCAG TGAGGGGAGCAACATGACACCAGCGCACCACTTCCCAGACTTCCGTCTCAAAACCTACGCCCCTCTCGCCTTCCGCTACTTCCGAGAGCTCTTTGGCATCAAAGCAGATGACTACCTG TACTCCATCTGTAACGAACCTCTGATTGAGCTGTCCAACCCCGGGGCCAGCAGTTCCTGGTTCTACCTGACCAGTGACGATGAGTTCATCATTAAGACTGTGCAGCATAAGGAGGCTGAATTCCTGCAGAAACTCCTTCCTGGTTACTACATG AATCTGAATCAGAACCCGAGGACACTGCTACCTAAGTTCTACGGCCTTTACTGCATCCAGTGTGCCGGGGTCAACATCCGTCTGGTGGTGATGAACAACGTGTTGCCCAGGGCCCTTAAGATGCACTACAAATACGACCTGAAAGGCTCCACCTACAAACGACACGCCTCGCGCAAGGAGCGCGCCAAGTCCTCGCCCACTTTCAAAGACCTGGACTTCCAGGAGATGCTCGAGGGCCTGCACTTTGATGGCGACACGTACAGTGCCTTGATGAAGACTCTGCAGAGGGATTGCAGG GTCCTGGAGAGCTTTAAGATCATGGACTATAGTCTCCTGCTAGGGGTGCATGTTCTGGACAAGAGTCTGGAAAGGGGGGCCAGGGGGGACAGTAAGCGCCTCAACGGCCAGAGGGTCCTCTACTCCACTGCCCTGGAGTCCATCCAAGGGGAAGGGGATGGCAAGGTTGCAGAGCCAGTGGCAAACGATAACAC AATGGGTGGAATTCCAGCAAAACACAAAGATGAGAAGCTGCTGATCTTCTTGGGGATCATTGATATCCTACAGTCCTACAG GTTAATTAAGAAGATGGAGCACTCCTGGAAGGCCCTTGTACACGATGGG GACACAGTGTCAGTTCACAGGCCCGGTTTCTATGCAGACAGATTTCTTAATTTCATGGGTGGCACTGTATTCAAAAAGATCCATC CCCTAAGAGGAGCATCCTccaagaggaagaggagctccatCCATGCGATGAGGTCAGCCTCCCAAGAGGTGCTGTCCCCCCAAAAGGAGAAGGATGAGAGGAAGGCCCAAAGCATGGAGTGCCTGGACAGACCAT TAATAAGTTCCTCCAATCACCCTGACCTAGTCACGCTCCCTAAAAGTTTAAAGCAGGCtgtttccttctcctcctctgctctTCAGACTATCAAGAAAGACCTTGAGGAGCACCTGGAGAATAG TGCCTCTTGTACGACTGTGGCCCTGGATGACACTGTCCCCTTTCTCCCTACCCAGGGCAGCCCAGACTCTGTACATGATGTCTACTTG ACTGGTGGCAGAAGATGA